The DNA region CCATCATGTTTTTCTTCTCTAGTTCTCTCAATAAAAGCTGTCCTGGATTATTATTCTAGCCGTAGTAAAGATTAGAACAATATGTGACAGGGTGGTTAGCATAATTAGACACCAAAAAGAAATCACGACAATACCTTTAGAATGGGAATTAGTGAAAAAGATGACAGATTCAAGAATGGTAAATCAAATCTTTCTAATTTAATACAACGGTTAAAAATTATAGCTAGCTATCACATACGAAAATAAGAACCTTCATCTGCTTCAACCAAAACTATAGTAAAGCTGATTTAGTATATAAAGTGAATTATACACTAAAAGTCagtttaaatttaaaaaattgaCAGAATTCAAATCAATTTATTTAAAACAGATCGCTTACTTTTTATACCTTATTTTCAGAGAAAAAAAGTATCATTATTTTTACAAAACTTAAGTGATTGCAAACACTTTTGTAACTCTTAGTAAGGTATTATGTGACTAAGTCGTTTAAAAAGGCTTGCACATTGCCATGTGATTTCAACTTTCAAGGAAACTCGACAGGAAGTAAAATCTTATGGAGCAAGTAGAAAGTACTCAGATAATAGAGGAACAACTAACCATGATGAAATGTCGAGATGGAAAGGCATAAACTGCACTCCAGGACCGGCTATCTTAATCTGAACTGTTGCTTTCCTTCCATTGGAGATGCCGATGCTTTCATATCTCAGTGATCAACATGACTACGGTTTGCTTTGTCCGTGTCAATATTTCAAGTAGCAAATCTGTCGCCAAATTTACATTGTGAAGTAGAATCTTCAAGTTTGGAAGCATAAGCAAATGATAAAAGCTTTATACCAAATTCTGTGCTCATGTTATAAATTAATAGGTTCAAACCTCAAGTAATAGTTCAAAGCTTTCAGTATTTGAAGAAATTGTATTATTGGTAGTGATGATTGAACATGAGGAGTCCAACCTCAAGTCTTAACCTAGAGTAGGAGTCTCTACTCATATTTAACTTATTGATAACAACatcaaaacatcttttaaaaatGTGCTTACAATTGACTAACCTCATTAATTTATATAAGTTAATATAACGGTTCAACTGTTCTTCATAGACAGTTCCTGAGTACTTCTGTTTAATTTTACTTCCATTACTGAGCACTCAGTCATGGAAGGTGTTTAAATATTGCAGGCAAAGAAACTGAGAGCTGCAACTAAAATGCAAAGGAAAAGGGATGGAAGAGTAAAGAGAACAGGATTTTGATTATGACTGACTGATACAATAGCACTACCACTGACCATTTAATTCAGAAACAAGCCAAGGAATATAATGCATACATCCAATTAGAAAcaattctcttgatgccaatgctCTTGAATGTCTGTCTGAAAAAATTAGATTAGACAACTTGATCAGTTAGACAAAAAGTTTGGTCTAGTTTAGAAATCCGACACATAACGCATAAGAAATTGGCTTTTACTTAAAGCATCATTTGGGGTTTTACAAAAGCTAGACCAATCATATAGCTGTCAGACTGAATTCCTTGGCTGCTTTCACAATCATATAATACAATAGAAGAAAGCCGTTAAATAGAACTCGTGCAAATGAAGTTCAtaagaaaaaaattcattatAATTACAAATTTGGGTGTCTACAGACAAACTTGTTTCAGAGACCCCAACTACCAAAACAATTTTCTTTTATATTATAACGTAACCAGCGCCTCAACACAAAGGGTGAGGCCAACAATTATGGAGGACTATGAGGAAATTTATATTATAACTTTTATATACAAGTGGTAGGAGGACAATCATATTGAAGCTACAAACTAATAAATCTGGAAATTTATCAAACTTTACAATTGGAAAGGACCAGACTCAAGAACATGTGAACAAAATTGTTGTGATCTCAAGACATCAGAATAGCAAAATCTGCAATAAAAAAGAGAAATCGTGAAGACGGGATGATGCTCACCACTAGATAAAGCAAAAAAACTTTAAAAAACAGTCCATAGTAACTTTTTGCAGCTCTAAGTTTATCTGACCTGAGGATCTCAAGTAACACCCCTCACTAGACGCTAACATCAAAAGAGGCGAGTATCCAAACTGCGTGAAAACTGAAAAGAATATTATGATCAGGACCCCAATGATAAAAAGTGGTCAAATTAAAGCATGAATGGTCCTGCAGACGGAGAATGAATTGATGTCCATATTTGATTATATTCTAAGGCGTAGGGATGAGGTATCGGCTTAACATCTGTTGAGaaatgttattattattattattattattattattattattattattattattattattattattattattatattgtGGTGTTATTATTTATACCTGCCTATAACAGTAACAGTCAAACTAACTGAATATTAGCAGACTTAAAAAATCCCAACAGAGCTGATATTAACAGACCGTAGCTGCAATATGTCGAGACTAGAAAAAACAGAAGACAAGTGAGACCACTACTATTCTTTCAATAACAATATGAACTTAACAACATCTAACATTTATAAAAACTAAATTGAAAGTTAGCCTACTGTGTAGTACATCTTCATTTTTATGTGTGATGGTAAAAGGAAATAAAGATATTATGGTACTAGTCATGATAATTGAAATAACTTGATTTGTAACTAGATAGTAAATTACCTTGTTTTACTCTTATAATAGACCTCTAGCCATCATTTCACTTAGAAGTTTCTCTGCCATATCTATCTTGCCTTTTTCAAATAGAGCACGAATAACTATTTCATAAGTTACGGCATCCGGAATGCAACCATTTTCTTCCATTTTTGAAAGCAAGGCCAATACTTCATCAAACATGCCCTCTTTACAAAGGCCATTGATCATAACAGTATATGTCAAGACATCTAGATGATAACCTTTAATTAGAAGTATCCTGAAAACCTCTAGCGCATTCTTAAGTCTTCCCCCTTTGCACAATCCATCAATTAGCACTGTATATGTGTACACATCAGCCTCAATACCCCGATCCTTAATTACCGTAAATAATTCAATTGCCTTGTCAAGATTATGGTTTTTGCACAAAGCATCTATTAAGGAAGTGTATGTAATCACATTAGCTGGTTGACCTCTATCGCGCATCTCATCAATAAGATCCAAAACATCTGAGATTCTTCCAGATTTGCAAAATCCATAAATAAGAGAATTGTACGTCACCGTATTAGGAATCATATTTCGGGAATGCATTTCTGTAAACATCTTCACAGCATCATCCACCATTTTATGCTTACATAATCCATCAATCATAATATTATAACTATGAAGATTAGGAGTCACTCCCCATCTTGCCATAGTGTCGAATACATCTTTGGCCTTGTTGACTTCATTGACTAGAAAATACCCATCCATTAAAGAGCTATAAGTAACAACATTAGGTTTCACTCCATTCTTTATCATCACACCCAACACATTTGTAGCTTTCTTCACCTCTCTTTCCTTACATAAACCATCAATCAATATATTAAACGTATAAACATCCGGGTTGATATTTTTCAATATCATTTCGTTGAACAAACCAATAGCATCTTTCAGCCGACCCACAATACAAAAGCCATAAATTAGAGTACTATAAGTGACAACATTAGGAAAAATATTCTTTTCAACCATTTCAGAATATAACTCATATGCATCAAATACAAGCATATTTTTGCATAGACTATCAATGAGTGTGGTGTACATTACCACGCTAGGCCTAACCAATTGCTCTTCAAGCATTCTAAGCAACATCAACGCAGCTTTTGTTTCACCTTCTTTACATAATCCGTCAATCAAAGTCCCATAGCTAAACTCATTCAACTGAAATCCCTTTGCTATAACATCATCACAAAAGTGCAAAGCTTTCTTTACCTCTCCATTAAGACAAAGACCTTTCATAAGTGTAGTCAAGGTTACAGTATTTGGTTGATAACCTAGCTTGAGAATTTTCGCCAATACAGAAAATGCAAAATTGAGTTGACGAAGGTGGCAGAAACAATTAATCAAGATGCTTAAAGTAACAATGTTAGGTTGAATTCCTCTGAGTTCCATTTGTTGTGAAAATGAAATAGCAGTGTGGATATGATTCATTTTAACAAGGGAAGATAGAATCTTACCGAATTCGAAGATGGGTGGAGTAGGGTTGATGTAGAGAATGCGATTGAAAGAGGAAATGGCGTCGTCGACATTGGGAATGAACGAAGGTAGAGGCTGAGAGTATAATCGAAGAAGGAAAGTGGAGATTGGAAGAAAATTGAGAGCGGGAACTGAGAGAGCGTGCCTTAACCTGGATACAGAAACTGACATTGTTGTGTTTGTGTTTTGGCCGCAATGAAAAAGGTTTTAGCTTCAGTGTACCCCAAAGTCTTGTACTGCACGAACGAGACTTGGGGTTTTTTTTCACTTTGGAGTAATTGATTCATCTTATTAATAATCTTTTTTATTTCACGATTTTCTTGTTTAGTTTTTTAGAAAAAGTTTCTAATAAACAAAAAATAGTTgaataatttaaaataataatttgttttattttgttaATGAGTCACGATATAATATCTCTTAACttaattttatgttttattttaattatttatctaataaatattatattttaattttttaaagaTTATTTTGTTACCAAATTATTCAAGTATGTTGAACGTTAAAAAGAAACGTTAAATTATGATTATGTGATATGATAGCATgataaaaatcaaattaatgAGTCAACAATTTAGTTAAGGGAGAAAATTGAAACCTTACATTATGgtttgttatttttattatttttttaccTTGTTGATCTGCAACATCTACTTGCATCTCCTTACCTGCATCACAAACATTGTCCACATCAAAAAAAAATTGCCACTATGTGCTCTTTTGCATTGCAATTTTCAATGATAGTGCTTCGTTTTTCATCAAAATTCAAAAGAGTCTTATCAATTTTAGCTTTAGTTTTACAAACAACTTCTTGTACATTATTGGAGTTATCATCAACTTTATCATTCTCAATTCAACTATTGCATTCTCACTCTGAACTTAATTTTCTCTCAATTTCAACTTTACTGCAAGTAAGTCTTCCTTTATCCAAAAAAATTGTTATCACCGCTAACTACTGTTTCATCACTCGTTTCCCTTTCCGAAACCAAGCTACTCAATTCAACTATTGCATTCTCACTCCTACCTTCTTCTTCAGAGTCTACAATCCTAAAATCCTCAAGTCGGGCCTCAATCCCACCACCTGCCTCAACAGGCTTCAAATCCTCCCCACTTTTACGATATCAGCACAACTCACTTCATCATAAACTTAGAATCCACATTAACACCATGTTCATTACAAGACTGGACCTAACCCCATATTCCACAGACCCATCTAGGGTTTCACCACCAACTATCTCACCATGAGCCACTGTTGTTTCTGAAGTTCCACAAGTAGAAAAAACCATTTTCTAGATCTTTCATGAATGATACCCCTAAAACTTTATATCTAACAAAAATTAAAAATTCAAACATTAAATAAACACAACAAAATCCATCTTTTTATCCAACAATTTGGCAAAACATTAAAGACCCAGATGGAGGGAAAAAATTGCAAATATATTTTTGAGACTAGGGGTTCGATTAGATCTCATATTGAAGTGAAATGTGAGCTAATAAGGGTTTGGTTTTTTCGGGGGTTTTGGTAAGAGGGTGTATTtttttttttggggggggggggggggagagagagagagagagagagagtcaAAAACCATATTAAATTACACAATGTCAACTAGATTACCACATATGTACAACTTAacatttttcttcaaaaattaTTAGAAAGGGTCAACTTAATGTTGGTCCTCTAACTGACCAAAATAATATATGATGCCAACTAGATTATCTCTATGGTTtcaaaaataatattttttaaaaccAAAATATTGATCAAACTAATTGTGAAGACTAATTTGTTTGTGATACTAATCAATTTAAGAGGTTGACATATCTAACCACATATTATCTCTCACaaattatttttaatcaaataGTTAAAGTTAAAGTCATGTTATTCTGAACTTTAaatttgtgagatattggatcgaactctagtatggtcgaagggtaGCTTATTGGTTCGACAATCCGACTGGATCATTAGCATGTCGTCAAAGTCTGTTCACATGTTATAGTCGAAGTATACTAGGATTATTAGCATATCGAATTGGACCTGATTGTtatgcccaattgtttaagttaaTTTCTTCTCTAAATTAGCTTGTATAACGGCATGTGTGCAAAAGCCCATTAACTTAGTGTGTTggttttcttataaatagcatattaGTCTTTCATCATTGTATaatgcaaatcctaattagggtgagagaggttatttgctactctttaacacttgtaatcttgttaCCAAGAGAAAGTAAATAATAacagtttataaccaatttcattgtgtttTTCTTGCTTCCCTCTTTTCTACCCTTGCGGATTTCTTGTCAATTAAGGAACCAATTATACTTTGTTATTCTGACATCGGTTTTCACAATAAATCGGTGCGGTGAGCGTGAAAAAGATGTCATCAACAAAGTATGGGATTGAAAAGTTCACCTGAGTGAATGATTTCAGTATGTGGCGCTTAAAGATAAAAGCCTAATGGTTCTGCAGGGTTGTTTAAAAGTGTTGAAGGGAGTCGAAGTCATGGACGTTGCATTAACGAACAAAGAAAAACGACTATGGTAGAGAAAGTCCATGGAGCCATcttattgagccttggtgataaggttcttcgACGGGTTTCGAAGGAGATGACGGCGTCGGGGTTATAGGTGAAACTCAAAAGTTTGTGCATGACCAAATCGTTGGTCAATCACCTCTACCTGAAACAACctttgtattcattcaagatgagtgaagacaaagttATGGCTGAGTAGTTGGATATGTTCAATAAGCTGGTTCTTGATATTGAAAATATCGATGTCAAGATCGAGGATGAAGATCAAACATTATTATTGTTGTGTGCTTTACCCATATCACATGCTTACTTTAAAGAAACTATCTTGTATGGAAGAGAGTCTCTAACCTTTAAATAAGTTCAACCATCCTTGTATTCTAAGGATTTGAATGAACGAAAGGAGCACAAGCCATCTTCGACTGGTGAAGGCTTGCCGGTTAAGGCAAAATTCATAAAGAGATATGGcaagtttgacaagaagaagggTAAAAGTCAGCAGAAGTCTTATAATGGTGATGCATTTGGTATTCGATGTTATCATTGTAAGAAGGAAGGTCATACGAGAAAGGTGTGCCTTTAACGCCTGAAAGATCTTGGAGGTAAGGATAATAGGAACACAACCAATATTCGAGATGATTTTGACTCATCTGatgttcttgtggtttcaagcGACGACTCAGGTAAAAtgtggattatggattcaggttgcACTTGGAACATGACTCCAAATAAAGACTTGTTCGAGGAACTATGTGAGCAAGATAGTAGATTTGTATTGGTTGGAAATAATAAAGCTTGCAAGATTTCAGGTGTTGGATttgtgagattcaagctccat from Lathyrus oleraceus cultivar Zhongwan6 chromosome 1, CAAS_Psat_ZW6_1.0, whole genome shotgun sequence includes:
- the LOC127105736 gene encoding pentatricopeptide repeat-containing protein At3g22470, mitochondrial isoform X2, which encodes MSVSVSRLRHALSVPALNFLPISTFLLRLYSQPLPSFIPNVDDAISSFNRILYINPTPPIFEFGYQPNTVTLTTLMKGLCLNGEVKKALHFCDDVIAKGFQLNEFSYGTLIDGLCKEGETKAALMLLRMLEEQLVRPSVVMYTTLIDSLCKNMLVFDAYELYSEMVEKNIFPNVVTYSTLIYGFCIVGRLKDAIGLFNEMILKNINPDVYTFNILIDGLCKEREVKKATNVLGVMIKNGVKPNVVTYSSLMDGYFLVNEVNKAKDVFDTMARWGVTPNLHSYNIMIDGLCKHKMVDDAVKMFTEMHSRNMIPNTVTYNSLIYGFCKSGRISDVLDLIDEMRDRGQPANVITYTSLIDALCKNHNLDKAIELFTVIKDRGIEADVYTYTVLIDGLCKGGRLKNALEVFRILLIKGYHLDVLTYTVMINGLCKEGMFDEVLALLSKMEENGCIPDAVTYEIVIRALFEKGKIDMAEKLLSEMMARGLL
- the LOC127105736 gene encoding putative pentatricopeptide repeat-containing protein At1g12700, mitochondrial isoform X1 — translated: MSVSVSRLRHALSVPALNFLPISTFLLRLYSQPLPSFIPNVDDAISSFNRILYINPTPPIFEFGKILSSLVKMNHIHTAISFSQQMELRGIQPNIVTLSILINCFCHLRQLNFAFSVLAKILKLGYQPNTVTLTTLMKGLCLNGEVKKALHFCDDVIAKGFQLNEFSYGTLIDGLCKEGETKAALMLLRMLEEQLVRPSVVMYTTLIDSLCKNMLVFDAYELYSEMVEKNIFPNVVTYSTLIYGFCIVGRLKDAIGLFNEMILKNINPDVYTFNILIDGLCKEREVKKATNVLGVMIKNGVKPNVVTYSSLMDGYFLVNEVNKAKDVFDTMARWGVTPNLHSYNIMIDGLCKHKMVDDAVKMFTEMHSRNMIPNTVTYNSLIYGFCKSGRISDVLDLIDEMRDRGQPANVITYTSLIDALCKNHNLDKAIELFTVIKDRGIEADVYTYTVLIDGLCKGGRLKNALEVFRILLIKGYHLDVLTYTVMINGLCKEGMFDEVLALLSKMEENGCIPDAVTYEIVIRALFEKGKIDMAEKLLSEMMARGLL